ACTGGTTACCTCAGCTATGTACTCAACAGCTTTATCTTGTTTGTTAATTTTTATTAGTCCCCAAATTACTTGGATATTATTCAAGAAATCATGTCTTTGAATCCGATTAGCCTCTAATAAATCCTCTACTAAACTTTTCAAATCCATCCCCCTTTCGAGAATATTCCTATTGTATCCTGTAAATTTAGATTTTGTCCACATTTTTCTTTAAACAAACAAAAAACCTGGCCATAATGACCAGGTTTAAATTAACTTACGATTGCAACTTCAGGTACAATACTTACTTGTTTTTTGTCTTTTCCTTTTCTTTCAAACTTAACAGTACCAGTTTCTAAAGCAAATAAAGTATCATCTTTTCCGATACCAACATTTACACCTGGGTGAATCTTAGTTCCTCTTTGTCTAACTAAGATATTTCCAGCTAAAACATGTTGACCATCATGCCTTTTAACGCCTAAACGTTTAGCATTACTGTCACGACCGTTTCTTGAGCTACCTACACCTTTTTTAGATGCAAATAACTGAAGGTTTAACTTTAGCATTAATTCCACCTCCTATGTGAAAGCTTTATATATTGACTAAAGTTCAGCTCAATAGATTTAATACCAATTTCTAGTGTTTTTAAGATAATTTGAGCTTTTTCAAATTTATCTTGCGATAAATCTTTAGGCAACATACATTTTAGATATCCAC
Above is a genomic segment from Desulfonispora thiosulfatigenes DSM 11270 containing:
- the rpmA gene encoding 50S ribosomal protein L27, translating into MLKLNLQLFASKKGVGSSRNGRDSNAKRLGVKRHDGQHVLAGNILVRQRGTKIHPGVNVGIGKDDTLFALETGTVKFERKGKDKKQVSIVPEVAIVS